The window aatttttttttaaagggaGGAAGTATTTTCTTAGTGCAAGTTTTGTCTTCTTCCATTAATGCCTGTCGTTTCCATGTCATACAAGCATTTTAAAATGTCATAATTGAatttatcgagaaactgacagaatagtttattattattatcgacAAAATTTCTCTTACTTTCAAATGTCATTATTAGTGAGTTTCTTGAATATAGTATAACTAAAATAGTACAACAAATTGAAAGTTTCGAGTTTATTATCTCAAAGTATGTCACCTCTGCATCACTTCGACTTTAAGAAAGACAATTTTTTATTTGGTCTGTTTGTGAATAGAGTTTATTCAACTCTTCCTTGATCTATACCAACAAAACTAACTTTAGTGAATAGTTGAAACATTATGAAATATTTAGAGAGGTATATTGAGACTCGACATgattctctctctttttatttctgaTCATCTACTTCTCACGTTCTGTGAATAGCCGGAAGATTGTGAAATGTTCTAAAAGGTATTTCAAGAATAACCTGATTCTATCTCTTTTTGTTTCTACTCATCTGCTTCTCACGTTCGTGAATAGCTTCAACATTAAGAAATGTTCTAAAAAGTAGTTTTACCAATCTGGCTGATTCTATCTCTTTTCGTTCTGTTTGAAGAAAAGAAGTATCCCCTTGGTTCCACCATGTCTTCCACCACAAAATCCATCACCGAAGCCGAAATCGAAGCCGAGTTCTCACACCATGACCCCACTATAGCCCGAATAAACAACGGGAGTTTCGGCTCATGCCCAAAATCCATAATCTCAgcacaacaacaataccaactcCAGTTCCTTCAACAACCTGACCACTTCTACTTCAACACATTAAAATCATCAATGCTCAACTCACGTAAATTAATCCAATCCATAGTCAACGCTGAAAACGTTGATGAAATATCCATCGTTGATAATGCTACTACTGCAGCTGCTGTTGTTCTCCAACATATTACATGGTCATTCTTTTCTTCCCAGTTTCAACCTGGTGATGCAGCAGTTATGCTACATTATGCATACGGTTCGGTTAAAAGTTCTGTGCACGCGTACTTTGCACGTGCGGGAGGAAGGGTAATTGAGGTACATTTGCCTTTCCCGTTGTGTTCGAATGAAGAGATTGTTAGTGAATTTGATCAAGCGCTTAAAAGGGCGAAAATGAATGGAGGAAAGATTAGGTTAGCTGTTATTGATCATATTACTTCTATGCCTAGTGTTGTTATACCTGTCAAAGAACTTGTTCAGATGTGTAGAAATGATGGTGTTGATGTTATTTTCGTCGATGGCGCTCATGCCATTGGAAATGTTGAGATAGATGTGAGAGATATTGGAGCGGATTTTTATACAAGTAATTTGCATAAGTGGTTTTTTACACCACCTTCAGCTGCGTTTTTGTACTGTAAGAGATCGGATAAGGGTTCAAATGTGCATCATCCGGTTGTATCAGTTGAGTATGGGAACGGATTGGCAATTGAGAGTGCTTGGATTGGGACGAGGGATTATAGTGCACAATTAGTGATTCCGGAGGTAGTTGAGTTTGTCAACAGGTTTGAAGGCGGGATTGAAGGGATAAGGAAAAGAAATTGTGATATGGTGGTTGAAATGGCGGAGATGTTGGTGAAGGCGTGGGGGACAGAGTTGGGGACGCCAATAGAAATGTGTTCGAGTATGGCAATGGTGGGAATGCCTGCGTGTTTAGGGATATCTGGTAATAAAGATGCTTTGAATTTGAGGACTCATTTGAGGGTTACGTTCAAGGTTGAGGTTCCGATATACTACAGGGCGCCATTAGAAGGGGAGGTAATGTTAGGATTTGTCACTCAACAAAATTGTATTGAATTTTATGCCTGCTTCTTTTAGTATAGTTTCCTTGACGCTGTGATTATTTCTATTCCAACAGGTGAATCCAATAACAGGTTATGCTAGGATCTCCCATCAAGTTTACAACACTATAGAGGATTATTATAGGTTTCGAGATGCCATTATCAAGCTTGTGAATGATGATTTCACTTGTGCAATTCTATCGAATTGAATAGGTGATTCTTGATTCTCTCTTTCAATGGAATAATAAAGGTCTTTTTTCCAACTCCTTAATTACTGGAACTTCTTCTTGTATCATGTTGATGGTTGATTAAGACACTGATATCGAATTCAGTTCGCTGTTAACTAGCTCTTGCAATGTAAATGTTAGTAGCTCTTTGCCGAAACCATATGCATAAAATCATTCTATACAAAACTAATTAAGCACTGTTAAAACACCAACATTTCTTCTGATGAAGATATCTTTTTTGCAAAAAACTGTTGTGTTTTTCACAGTTGGCAAGATTTAAATTTAAACTGGAGCTAACGGCCTACCTATTATTGTATTAAGTTCAATATGGAATTACACGACACGGGCGGTAGTGTGACGTCAATCCTTGTTAATGATAGAAAGTTGTACGTTCTATGGAGCAAACTTTGTTAGCAGAAAAATGCCTAGGACTACCCTAATAAAGCATTTTAATACAAATTAAAGCATACACTTGTCTCTTAATGCATAACGTTTGGTTCACATACGTTGACCTCATTGATAAGCTGTTATGAATAGCTGATAGCAAAAGGACACTTTATTGATCATGCTTCCAACTCAGGGACATCACCTGGGCCTCACCATAGGTAGCATTTTGGCATTACCCAACAAAAGCTTCTCAACTACCACACAATATTAGAGCAATCTGAGGATATACAGTTGAAAGTATGACTACCCTCTTAATTAATAACTAAAAGTTCTTATGGTTAGGAAATTTCTTTTTTCAGTATCACTGTTTCAAACACCAAAGTTAATGTGAaccaatgaaaataaaaaatgatgaaaacttgATTCCCCTTGCCATCAACAATTTATTACTTGGGTAATCTTAGTAGCTGTTAGGGCATgagaagttttgatgatagacagatgaatgaaacatgttgtgcaagctgGTCCATACAAGTGAAACTGCTTCGGACATATAGAGTACACGTTGAAATCATTACATGCTAAAATTATTACATAAGCTGTCAACACATGGATAAGCAAAGGATGTTCACACGGCTATGAAGATAATTGGAGCAGTTAGAGTTTGAGTAGATCAAGAAGTCTACAAGGCAGAAAGATACAGCAAAAGAGTCCTACTCAATTTAGAAGAAGGAGAGATGGTTACAACAAGGAGTGAGTTATTTGAAAGAGTCCTACAGAAGAtacaagtaaagaagaaaaaggactgCATCTGAGGGAGCATATATAGACGAAAAGATGCATTCAAATAACGATCAAGCACTGATAAGAAAATTAACAATCAGCAAAATCGTTCAccaacttgaagaagaacctagttCTCACTTAGTATGTTTTAGACTGCTTGTAATAGGAaggttcttgagttgtaatgagtaaaTTGTTCTAGTCTTAGTATTCTATAAGCTGAGTTAGGAATCATATCTTCAAGTTAGGAAACTCGAAGaattgggaacacttatcttgggaagatttgtgtttttgtagtaataggagttagaagttttaattccttgtatacaagaagtcttgtaattgtGTTGATCGTTGAGGCTCAAAGTTATAGTGAAGATTgaggttaaatcctatagaggtacaggtcgtggtttttacacctttttgagttgggtgtttttcacgtaaaaattacTGTGTTCAGTTTTTACTTATGTGAACCACgtatacttacttgttccacagataggcaatcaGTAGGGATCATACTCTAACAAATAGTATCAAAGccggttgtcttaaataaggtttGCACCTAAGATCAGAttattatgatgaattccgcacctccTAATGGTCAcggtgaaggtcaatccactactaGACCCCTACTCTTTGATGGTACTCATTTCATCTGGTGGAAAGCCAGGATGGAGATGCTTATTCAAGGAGAAGGctatgaattatgggataggatTACTGAAGGTCCTACTATCCCTATGAAGACAGAAAATGGTGTGCAAGTCAAGAAAATAAGGAGTGAGTTTACTGCTGATGATCTTTTGGctttaaagaaaaatgctaaggcaaAGAATATCCCAGTGTAGTCTAGGACCTGCTAAATACAATAGAATATCTACCTgtaccactgctaagcaaatgTGGGATGCCTTAGTAAATGCCCATGAAGGTACCTCTCAGGTAAGGAAATTCAAGATCTCTCTCCTTTTTTACTGAATATGAAGCGtttaagatgaaggaaaataAATCCTTACATGATATGATGACAAGACTTACTACTCTAACAAGTAGAGAAGGTTCTGAGGGTGCTACCAAagtcaaaatggaatgttaaagtCACTGCAATTAGGGAAGCAAATAAGGATCTCACAGGTATGACTttggatgaactagtagggaattTAAGAACCTATGAAATGGAAGTTGATGGCATTAAGGAACATAAGGCTTCTGAAAAAATCCTGGCCTTGAAGgcttctgatagtgatgaagaGATTGAACTGGATAAGGAATAAATTGCCTTCATAACAAAAAACTTCTGCAagttttttaagaagaagaagggaatAGGTAGCAAGAAGCATTCCAATGACAATTCAAATGGATGTTGCAAGTGTGGAAAGACTGATCATTAGATCAGAGAATGTCCtctctgggaaatagaatggaggaaggaaagagttgaaaaagaacaaaagaccaagaggaaggaaaaaggaagaacATGCCATGATAGCTGCATGGGGATTTGCCTCTGATAATGACGATGATGGAGTTGATGAGTCAacatttatggcttttggagaCTCAGATattgaggaagaagatgatgatgcttctgaggtaagtttacttgaactaaaaaaaactgcattttttttttaaaattaaacttgtttccttgatgagtgatttaattgaaaattttcaagaattaacttctgataggggtGAATTGTTCAACAATCTTGCAAGTCTTAAATTTGATTTCATTGACTTGAAAGTTTGCAAGCAAAATGTTGACAAAGAAAATTGCACTCTCAAGGAACAAATTACACTACTTGAGTcctcaaataatgatcttaagtctgaaatCCTTAAACTGACTCTCACTGACCATGGGAAAAAGGCCataagtaaagaacaagaaaatgctgAACTTGAGTTAACTAAGTACAAATAAGAATGCTATGACTTGACTGAAAAGATGGATAAGATGAGTCAAGAGGTAGCAAGATTAAAATTGGATCTAGAAAAGTCAAACAGAtagacaaattcttcaagaattgttcatcagCTTGGTAAAAGAAATCACAATGAAAAAGCAGGCTTGGGTTTTTATAAAGAAGCTGATAATCTTCAAGACTTATGCTATATTTGTAGCAATCTTGGACATCCTACTATGGCTGCTAAAAGCAGATATCGAAGTTTGAACCTGGCAACCAAACTTTCTCAGACCAAGAAAACAAACACTAAAATTAGTCTGAGAAACAAGTCAGTCTACTTGCTTCCTGCTTGGACTAGAAGgaatttaattcatccttttactaATAAAACGGGACCCAAGattgtctgggttcctaagtctaaccattgatttcttgtGCAGGAGAAGGTGAAGGGAAACAAAAGGCACTGGTACCTAgatagtgcttgctcaagacatatgactggtgacaagaaaaagttcctttcactctccaaaatagatgGTGGGGGAGTCTCTTTTGGAAATGAAAAAAGGGGAATCATAACTGGAATTGGAAAAATTAGCTCATCTGAGTCAAAAGTTGTGGAGGATGTTTATCTTGTGGAAGGACTGAAGCATAACCTGCTAAGCATTTCAGAAttgtgtgacaaaggtaataaagtaattttcactGCTGCAGGTGTTAAAGTTAAAAGGATGGACACCAAAGAAA of the Capsicum annuum cultivar UCD-10X-F1 chromosome 11, UCD10Xv1.1, whole genome shotgun sequence genome contains:
- the LOC107870915 gene encoding probable L-cysteine desulfhydrase, chloroplastic, giving the protein MSSTTKSITEAEIEAEFSHHDPTIARINNGSFGSCPKSIISAQQQYQLQFLQQPDHFYFNTLKSSMLNSRKLIQSIVNAENVDEISIVDNATTAAAVVLQHITWSFFSSQFQPGDAAVMLHYAYGSVKSSVHAYFARAGGRVIEVHLPFPLCSNEEIVSEFDQALKRAKMNGGKIRLAVIDHITSMPSVVIPVKELVQMCRNDGVDVIFVDGAHAIGNVEIDVRDIGADFYTSNLHKWFFTPPSAAFLYCKRSDKGSNVHHPVVSVEYGNGLAIESAWIGTRDYSAQLVIPEVVEFVNRFEGGIEGIRKRNCDMVVEMAEMLVKAWGTELGTPIEMCSSMAMVGMPACLGISGNKDALNLRTHLRVTFKVEVPIYYRAPLEGEVNPITGYARISHQVYNTIEDYYRFRDAIIKLVNDDFTCAILSN